One Bradyrhizobium sp. ISRA464 genomic window carries:
- a CDS encoding polysaccharide deacetylase family protein: MFASALVRLRKRSSIAAGVALLGALMTQAALAADCPGNPNALGTSRTLVVDPREHPRIGTMQYPETLPLADHEVVLTFDDGPLPKYSNQILAILASQCIKATFFTIGSQARANPEGVRKLVAAGHTVGTHTQNHPLTMNKMPVDKARQEIDDGIASTLAALNGDKSKLAPFFRIPGLLRATAVEDYLASQGIQVWSADFPADDWRHISPQRVYDLAIQRIEAKGRGILLLHDIQPRTVAALPRILNELKARGYRIVHVVPATPDRPATPTQPQQWYLHPPTETVAISRWPKIPNFIFTATKTLPAPVFSDMDWRDAEVLDHAQHARIGLPSRTQWPQPLLALAAPVSTLPIPAASVFRIPEARRLTLLAAHHLAPPGTPQAWSARQAKRPKQAVHQLPGAARGKGPDPSQHADAPAQPGDPVHVANLKKRSPRAEATAIVKRVPD, encoded by the coding sequence ATGTTTGCTAGCGCCCTGGTGAGGCTCCGGAAGCGGTCATCGATCGCTGCCGGCGTAGCATTACTGGGCGCCTTGATGACGCAGGCCGCGCTTGCGGCGGACTGCCCGGGCAACCCCAACGCACTCGGCACCTCCCGCACCCTCGTCGTCGATCCCAGGGAGCATCCGCGGATCGGCACCATGCAGTATCCGGAGACGCTGCCGCTCGCCGATCACGAGGTGGTGCTGACCTTCGACGACGGACCGCTGCCGAAATACAGCAACCAGATCCTGGCCATTCTCGCCAGCCAGTGCATCAAGGCGACCTTCTTCACCATCGGCAGCCAGGCCCGGGCCAATCCGGAAGGTGTGCGCAAGCTCGTCGCGGCCGGACATACCGTCGGCACGCACACCCAGAACCATCCGCTGACCATGAACAAGATGCCGGTCGACAAGGCTAGGCAGGAAATCGACGACGGCATCGCCTCGACGCTGGCCGCGCTCAATGGCGACAAGAGCAAGCTGGCGCCGTTCTTCCGGATCCCCGGATTGCTGCGTGCCACGGCCGTCGAGGACTATCTGGCCTCCCAGGGCATCCAGGTCTGGAGCGCCGACTTCCCGGCCGACGACTGGCGGCACATCTCGCCGCAGCGGGTGTACGACCTCGCGATCCAGCGGATCGAGGCCAAGGGCCGAGGCATCCTGCTGCTGCACGACATTCAGCCGCGCACCGTCGCGGCCCTGCCGCGGATCCTGAACGAGCTGAAGGCGCGCGGCTACCGCATCGTCCACGTCGTGCCCGCGACACCGGACCGGCCGGCGACGCCGACCCAGCCGCAGCAATGGTACCTGCATCCGCCGACCGAGACAGTGGCGATCTCGCGCTGGCCGAAGATTCCGAATTTCATTTTCACCGCGACGAAGACGCTGCCGGCGCCAGTATTTTCCGACATGGACTGGCGTGACGCCGAGGTGCTCGATCACGCGCAGCATGCCCGCATCGGTCTGCCAAGCCGGACGCAGTGGCCGCAGCCGCTGCTTGCGCTGGCGGCTCCGGTCTCGACACTGCCGATTCCGGCGGCCAGCGTATTCAGGATTCCTGAAGCGCGCCGCCTGACGCTGCTCGCAGCCCACCATCTCGCGCCACCCGGCACGCCGCAGGCTTGGTCCGCGCGCCAGGCGAAGCGCCCCAAGCAGGCCGTGCATCAGCTGCCGGGTGCAGCGCGTGGCAAAGGTCCGGACCCTTCGCAGCATGCCGACGCTCCAGCGCAGCCGGGCGACCCGGTCCATGTCGCCAACCTGAAGAAGCGGTCGCCGCGCGCAGAGGCCACGGCAATCGTCAAGCGCGTGCCGGACTAG
- a CDS encoding polysaccharide deacetylase family protein → MRNMFNGPRLLPNTFAVLAAIVLLPIALTAPACAAECPRKDALGTSRVLEVDPATYPRVGLKSFPQTLPLQDHEIVLTFDDGPTPGLTDKVLEALSAECVHATFFMVGRGAADHPDLVRKVARLGHTIGYHTWDHPHLNKLAPDQAEANIDAGISAVEKALHGTSSTSPTTPFFRFPYFESTPYLLGRLEKRGIAVFGADFWASDWNKMTPEEELKLLTGRLETIRKGILLLHDPRQQTADMLPAFLRYLREHNYHVVHIVPTAAKTVSAQTH, encoded by the coding sequence ATGAGAAATATGTTCAACGGACCCCGATTACTCCCGAATACCTTTGCAGTTCTCGCCGCGATCGTCCTTCTGCCGATCGCCCTGACCGCGCCTGCGTGCGCCGCCGAATGCCCGCGCAAGGACGCACTTGGAACCTCGCGCGTGCTCGAAGTCGATCCGGCGACCTACCCGCGGGTCGGGCTGAAGAGCTTTCCGCAGACCTTGCCGCTTCAGGATCACGAGATCGTCCTGACCTTTGACGACGGCCCGACGCCGGGGCTCACCGACAAGGTGCTGGAGGCACTGTCGGCCGAGTGCGTGCACGCCACCTTCTTCATGGTCGGACGCGGCGCAGCCGACCATCCCGATCTGGTCCGCAAGGTCGCGCGCCTCGGCCACACCATCGGCTATCACACCTGGGACCATCCCCACCTCAACAAACTCGCGCCCGACCAGGCCGAGGCCAACATCGATGCCGGTATCTCCGCGGTCGAAAAGGCCCTGCACGGAACTTCGAGCACGAGCCCGACCACGCCGTTCTTCCGGTTCCCCTACTTCGAGTCGACGCCCTACCTGCTGGGGCGGCTGGAGAAGCGCGGTATCGCGGTGTTCGGGGCGGATTTCTGGGCCAGCGACTGGAACAAGATGACGCCCGAAGAGGAGCTGAAATTGCTCACGGGGCGGCTGGAAACGATCCGCAAGGGAATATTATTGCTCCACGACCCCAGGCAGCAAACGGCGGACATGCTACCCGCCTTCTTGCGGTATTTGCGCGAGCACAATTATCACGTGGTTCACATCGTTCCGACTGCGGCGAAGACCGTTTCCGCGCAGACACATTGA